GATTTCCACCTATCTTGCTCAGAGTCATCTCCTGGTGAAAAAAAGCGGCTGAACACGAACCCTTCATCCACGGGAGCAACGACGCCCTCCACGGCGCGGTTAAGCATTGCCTTCTGAGCCTCATTACGATTCAGACCAACCAAACTTTTGATGCATTCATGAAGGTACCACGTGAGGTATAAGATAACGCGATCTCCCGCTCCCCTGATGGGAAACGCGCGTCTAACCAAATGTGTTTTTAGAAAGTACAGCGCTTCGTCAACTATGTCTTGtggttccccctccccctcgaTGGGATCTATCACCTCACTCATGGGTCGCGAAGGACCGTTGGGAGTGTCCAGTGAGGTACGGCGCAACGGATACACGCCACAACCAAGTAAAGTGCTCTCCTCATAACCGTTCCATTGACTCTCCATTTCAAATTTCTAAAACTGTGTTGTAAGAAAGGTGAGGAAGCGGGAGTGTACAGGGAATGATACTACAGGGAAAAATACAACTTTTGTGGCATTTTGCGTATGGCTACGCTACGTCCAAAGCCGTCACAACCCAATGGACACcggcagaagcagcaacgacagcaaatttttaaaaaaggtcTTGCAGCCCTTTCACGCAAAATGACAAAGATAGACACACGAGTAGTGAAGAATCAGGCACTTCAAGGCTTCTTAACGGTATTCATCACGTTAGTGCGAAGGAGATCGTCAACCTTCCCTTGTTTGGACTCCATCTCCAACTCACGTTGATGTCGCCACACGCGCATCCTCAGCCCGTCCTCCTCCATCACTCTCTGCAGCTCGTTCTGATTGTACGGGTACCTCTCGAAAATACCCGTCCTCATCATGCCGCTACCATAACGCTCAACGTAAAACATAACCTCCTTCCTCCCCAACCACCTGTAATCATCAAGCGGCTCCTCACCGCTTTTAGAGCGAGCACAcctccacagcagcttcGCAAGCTGAAATTGATTAACCGGGGAGTCAAGACGCAAAAATGAACCCATAAAGTCCTGAAAACGATCATCACAGCGCCACGGACGCATACCGTAATATATACTGCGACCGGTAACTACGTTAAGAGCCTCTGGTGCATCCACAACCCTAGAATAATGAGGTGTGCTACCCATTCACCACTCACTGCAGTTCCACTAGCAATTAGTACCAGTCTAATctacaagaaaaaatgtgaaaaacagaaacacaagAATTTAGTACTTACCTACCACggtacaaaaaaatttacaggcaacacaaacaacatcaaatcaaaaatatatatcagAAACTTTACTTAGTATTCTCAATTATCTCATGATCATGTTTAAGTTTACTACAAtcctattttatttcttaaaACCCAAATAGTAACTACCAACCCCTTTCCCCAATACCGCATTAAAAAAGAGGTTTTACTGACGCAGTTACGagtaaaacgaaaaacaaattatACCGCCTATAGCTTGTCCAGGAAGGTGTCGAGGCCCGGAATGTCTGGTTTGAGGCCCTTGCGTTGGCGAATGCTCAGCACCAGAGTGTTTGCCTGTGACTTGGGGTCAAGCGGGTCACCAGGGTACTGCTGCCAGTGGTCAAACACACACTGCGGGAATGCCTGGCCTCCGGTTCCGGCACGAAGGTCAGCGGTGAAACCGAACGACTCGGCGACTGGGAGGTATGCACGAACGTTGTAGATGGGTGTGCCTGGGCGGTTCTCCTCGCCGATAATCACACCACGGCGGCGTGTCAGTACACCGTAGATGCCTCCCATGGCGTGCTCCACAGTCTGAATGTCAACCTGGAACATCGGCTCCATCAACCGCGGCGTAGCAGTCAGGCAGCAGGCATAGAACACACGGCGGGCAGTGGGGATGATCTGACCGCCACCACGATGGATGGCATCAGCGTGCATCGTCACGTCCTCCACGTTGATCCTCACACCACGCATGTTCTCGTCACAGAGCACACCCTCACGTGTCGCCCATTGCCAGGCCGCAACGAACGAATCTTTCATTTCCATCATGTTCTGCACACCCTTCGTCACGTCCACAACCACGTTGGGTCCGCGATTGTCGGGACCGTAGCACCAGATCTTACGCGCCTCAGCCACATCCCATTCGAACTTGTCCGCAAGGAAGCGGGCACGAGTCTTGGGGTCCGCCTCGGAGCCGGCATTTGCGCCATCCTCAATCTCAACGCACAGCTCCTCCGTCAGCGGCGCGCCGCGGCAGAATAGACGATTGTGTTTGTTAGCAGACTTGGAGAGACATTGTATCGACGACACATCCGTCACAGTTTCACGGAACGACACCACAGGTTCTGAGATCTTTAGCGGTGCGCCGTTCATAAAATCTTCCTGAAGATCCTTGAGGCAAATCTCCAAGTGCAGCTCACCAGCACCAGCAACAATGTGCTCACCGCTTTCCTCAATCGAACACACAACAAGGGGATCGGATTTTGCAAGGCGCTTCAGCCCTTCCACCAACTTGGGAAGGTCCGACGGGTTCTTGGCCTCCACAGCAACACGGACGACAGGTGAGACGGAGTATTTCATGTCACGAAGCGGGTGCGGGGATTCACCATCGTCAGTGATGGTGGCAGACTTCACAATGTACTTGTCCACTCCCACGAGACCAACAACGTTACCGCACGGCATGTCCTCCACGGCCTCCTGGTAGCGACCCATCATCAGCACCGTACGCTGCACCGGCTTGTCCTCGTACAGATCTTGCTTCTTACCATGGATGTAGTTGTTACCCATGATACGCACCTTCTGACCGCATCGAACCTTACCAGAGAAGATACGACCGAACGCAAAGAAGCGGCCACGATCGGCGGTCGGTACCATCTTGCTAATGTACAGCATCAGCGGTGCATTCGGGTCGCAGTTCTTGATACCCATGTAGTATTTCTCATCTGGGTTAGACTCACCGGAGTAGAGCATCTCAGCACGGTAGCTCTGTGCCTTCTTGGGTGAAGGCAGGTGCGCTACGATCATCTGCAGCAGTGTCTCGGCAGCAGGAAGGAACTTCATCATGATAGATTTCAGTAACTTCTTGGGAACCTGCTCGCGCTCCTCGGTTGTCAGGTTAATGTTGAGTGACTTGAGCATCTTCTCCACCTTCTCAGCCTTCTCTGTCATTACTGCATCGAAGATCTGGTAGATGGGGTCCAAGCAGAACTGGCAGAACGCGCGACGTACACGCTCACCTGCGGCGTTTGTCTCACTCTTGATCCATTTCTTGTTCTTCGCGTCAAAGAAGTTATCACCCCATAGTCGCTCACACATCTTGGACTCATCAACACCGAACTTGGATGCGTACATCTTCGCAAAGCGGGTGACAGAGAAGGCCCAAGCCTGCAGGCCGGAACCAATGGCGACTGTACCCTTCTCGGGGTACACCTGCACGTCACCCATGACGGGGTCATTGTAGGTGGCGATCACAACGTTCACGTTTTGCAGTGTCTTCACGAAGCCCTGGTATGCCTCTTCGGGGTCCAGCTGTAGCTCCAGAATAGCACGATCCACCTTGTTGATGAAGACTACGGGGCGAATACGCTCAGTCAGAGCCTGGCGAAGCACCGTTTCCGTTTGCACGCACACACCCTCCACACAATCAACGACCACTAGGGCACCATCGGTCACACGGAGTGCAGCAGTAACCTCGGAACTGAAATCAACGTGCCCGGGTGAGTCAATAAGATTGATCAAGAAGTCACGGCGGTCATCGGGAAGGTCACTGATAATCTCGGGAGGTACATGGTAATGCATCGAGATGGCAGTCGACTTGATTGTGATACCACGGGCAATTTCGTCCGCACGAGTGTCCATGATACGTTTGTCACCGGCGTCCTCCATCTTAATGATACCAGCGGCACCGACAAGCGAGTCGGACAGAGTGGACTTGCCGTGGTCGACGTGCGCGATCACGGACATATTACGGATCTGTTCGGGGTAGTCCATGAGGGCACGGACCTCATCAACGGTGAAGTTGACCATCTTGGATAGCTTTAAACAAGTGTATGTTCTACGTGAGTTACGAATGGTTGGGGGAACGACAAAAGGGAAGACGGGAAGAAGGATGTACGCACGCAGGCGGGGGAGCGGTAGGCAGCGAGCGAAGCGGACGGCTCATGTCACCCGTTGCCAACTAACAGGTTGTTTAACAGACGCTCCACAATGTTATTGAGCAGGGAATTTGTTTTATATAGTTATCTACTGATGTCGTGTACTTTACAGTGTCGTTTATCAATGTTGTTGTCATGAGGTGGAGCCACGGTTGTTTGtgatgtttttcttctcatgTTCTGTGTGTTTGAGCAGTATCTACCCCTTTATGTGACCCACTGTCGCACGAATAGTTTTTCATCTCCGTTTTTTATAGTGTAGCCCCGTGTTCGCTCGATCCATGTGTACGTGGGCATCCACCCCGGGAAAGCAGCGTTGTATGAGTGAAGTACGCTCTCTGCAAGCGCCTTACTATATAGCTTTGTGCTTTCGCTTCTGGTCTCTCCCATCTTTGATGCAGTTATAACACTCTCATTCCAACCTTTAACGTTGATATACTGCAAACACTTTGTACCGATGTGTCTAAACAACTCTCTTAATTTAGAAGCTGTGGGTATGCAATGCTCATTCATGACGAGCAAGCCTTCGGGAGCTAACTTTGCGAATGCTTTCTCTATGAGTTTGTGTGAGTTAACCATTTTACCCGTCTTGGGTTCAAAAACATccataaaaataaagttgAAGTCATCCGGGCAGTCCAGGAGAGCTTCCTCTACCGTTTTAACATGAATGTGCGTGTTCGGATTGCCATCAAGCAGGTTATTTCTGCGGCACGTTCGGACCACGGCAGGCTCAATTTCCACGATGCTAATGTGGGCCTTTACTCCCAGGATGTGGCGGAGACCAAATTCCATACTATTGCCACCCATTCCAAGAATTAGCACCTTTGTTGTGGCAGAGGGAAAACTCGCACGGCCGCTTCCTTCATCTTCATGGACTCCGCACCGTTGCATCATTCCGTGCGTGAGAAAGGCGAAATGCAACATATAACCTGCCACACATTGCATTTGCTCCTGTCGCTGGAAGAACACGACCGATTGGAGGTTGTAACTTCCGTCATCGCCGGTGATATGAGCGTCTCGGTGGACAAAGTGCATGGACCCGAAGCCAAACACCTCTTCGTCACACTGGACTCCTCCTTGTATATCAACGGTGCCGGGCGTCCCAGTTCTTCTGGTGGAAACAACGATATCAGACCGCATCCAcacaacatcaacaccaGAAAATATCTCACAGGGCTCACGGTCCAGGAGGCGAACATTGCACGACACAAGGGCAGGTTTTCTCTTACACACGGCGCGAAGCTCTACAAGTGCCTTCCAGAAGGGATACACGCGCAGAATTTCGTTTTTCACGCCGACTACAATATCTTCATTCGGGATTACTTCAACCTTCCCAACCATGGAACGCCTGCTGTGTGGACGCGATACAAAATGCCGCCTTGAAGCTCCAGAAGAAgtaaggggagaaaaagaagaccAAAAGAGTATAACACGATAGAAACCGAATAAACTGTAAGCCACATTCACGTGACAGTAGACGGAAACTTTTGATTATGCCATCAGTGAAGTGTTCCCCAATTCTGGTTTCCAATATCAGCATTCTTATGGTCCCTCACCCGCTCCCCCTTTCGGAGCAGTTGAAGGAAGATGTGTAAGGGAGGGCCATATTTTCAACAGCACACGGCCACGGAGACATTCAACGGGCATGGCGCCGGTATGACGTGAGTCAAAACTCTCTAGAGGATTATCACCCTCGAGCCAGAGCCAAAGCGCTGACTTGTTTCCAGCACGTTCGAGGCATGTGTCCCATTCGTGTGACCTAGAACTGTTGTCACTATGTGCGCcagtttcttcctctcctcctgAGTTTTCCGAAGGCTCACCCCCCAGCACCAGCGCCGGTACCGTGAACTGTAAGTTGTTCCAGTACTGCACGACCGAAGCATCGCTGGTGGTTCGAACGACACGTTTGCAAACTCTTAACTCCGGTGAAATTTGCATAACAACAATATCTCCCTCCCGCACCAACTGCATCTTCGTCAGTTCCCTTGCAAGTAAATGCACAAAAGATGGAATGAACAACACGTAATCACCGGGTATTAGTGTTGGATACATTGACCTGCCCTTTACTGAGCAGCAGACGTCAACGTTATATCCGATAAACGCCCCAAGAAATATACATGGTAGGTTTCGATTCACCGAAAAAAATCCCCAACGCATCACCATGTATGTTGTATGGCCCTTctcccctctccttctctcccCCAAACAGGCCTCAAAGCCTGAGGTAGTGAAGACGGTAATggtaagaagaaaaggaactgaCACAACC
This region of Trypanosoma brucei gambiense DAL972 chromosome 10, complete sequence genomic DNA includes:
- a CDS encoding elongation factor 2, putative, whose translation is MVNFTVDEVRALMDYPEQIRNMSVIAHVDHGKSTLSDSLVGAAGIIKMEDAGDKRIMDTRADEIARGITIKSTAISMHYHVPPEIISDLPDDRRDFLINLIDSPGHVDFSSEVTAALRVTDGALVVVDCVEGVCVQTETVLRQALTERIRPVVFINKVDRAILELQLDPEEAYQGFVKTLQNVNVVIATYNDPVMGDVQVYPEKGTVAIGSGLQAWAFSVTRFAKMYASKFGVDESKMCERLWGDNFFDAKNKKWIKSETNAAGERVRRAFCQFCLDPIYQIFDAVMTEKAEKVEKMLKSLNINLTTEEREQVPKKLLKSIMMKFLPAAETLLQMIVAHLPSPKKAQSYRAEMLYSGESNPDEKYYMGIKNCDPNAPLMLYISKMVPTADRGRFFAFGRIFSGKVRCGQKVRIMGNNYIHGKKQDLYEDKPVQRTVLMMGRYQEAVEDMPCGNVVGLVGVDKYIVKSATITDDGESPHPLRDMKYSVSPVVRVAVEAKNPSDLPKLVEGLKRLAKSDPLVVCSIEESGEHIVAGAGELHLEICLKDLQEDFMNGAPLKISEPVVSFRETVTDVSSIQCLSKSANKHNRLFCRGAPLTEELCVEIEDGANAGSEADPKTRARFLADKFEWDVAEARKIWCYGPDNRGPNVVVDVTKGVQNMMEMKDSFVAAWQWATREGVLCDENMRGVRINVEDVTMHADAIHRGGGQIIPTARRVFYACCLTATPRLMEPMFQVDIQTVEHAMGGIYGVLTRRRGVIIGEENRPGTPIYNVRAYLPVAESFGFTADLRAGTGGQAFPQCVFDHWQQYPGDPLDPKSQANTLVLSIRQRKGLKPDIPGLDTFLDKL
- a CDS encoding ARP2/3 complex subunit, putative, which encodes MESQWNGYEESTLLGCGVYPLRRTSLDTPNGPSRPMSEVIDPIEGEGEPQDIVDEALYFLKTHLVRRAFPIRGAGDRVILYLTWYLHECIKSLVGLNRNEAQKAMLNRAVEGVVAPVDEGFVFSRFFSPGDDSEQDRWKSYATQLRVEAGSRLVEKIFLFPEEDGTGNKFWMAFAKRPFLLGG
- a CDS encoding mitochondrial inner membrane signal peptidase,putative produces the protein MVMRWGFFSVNRNLPCIFLGAFIGYNVDVCCSVKGRSMYPTLIPGDYVLFIPSFVHLLARELTKMQLVREGDIVVMQISPELRVCKRVVRTTSDASVVQYWNNLQFTVPALVLGGEPSENSGGEEETGAHSDNSSRSHEWDTCLERAGNKSALWLWLEGDNPLESFDSRHTGAMPVECLRGRVLLKIWPSLTHLPSTAPKGGAGEGP